A genomic stretch from Gardnerella leopoldii includes:
- a CDS encoding aldo/keto reductase, whose protein sequence is MVMHRALGSFDTTAIGFGEMPLTIENNLGHDMGIKTIHAALDAGCTHIDTAWAYYCSGSEEQTGEKLVREALESWKGDKSSILVATKVGHFRNFTDGRPTWGKDGKPEHLIRHAKESAMALGVDTIDLLYFHRPDPEVPYNESIEAMQQLLDEGVAREIGISNASVEQIDIARNILGEKLVAVQNQYSPVHLENEDTLQYCEKLGIAFVCWSPLGGFRHPYDEHLFDPFRKVAENHGVSYQQVVLAWELAKGDHIFVIPGAHRPATILDSLKASDLQLSNEELAYLG, encoded by the coding sequence ATGGTCATGCATCGCGCATTAGGTTCGTTTGATACAACCGCTATTGGTTTTGGCGAAATGCCATTGACAATAGAAAATAATCTTGGTCACGATATGGGAATTAAGACAATTCACGCAGCTCTTGATGCAGGTTGTACGCATATTGACACAGCTTGGGCATATTACTGCTCTGGCAGCGAGGAACAAACTGGTGAAAAGCTTGTTCGTGAGGCTTTAGAAAGCTGGAAAGGCGACAAATCTTCTATTTTAGTTGCAACAAAAGTCGGTCACTTCCGTAACTTTACTGACGGACGACCAACGTGGGGTAAGGATGGTAAGCCAGAGCATTTGATTCGTCACGCTAAAGAGTCTGCAATGGCTTTAGGCGTTGACACTATTGACTTGCTTTACTTCCACAGGCCAGATCCGGAAGTTCCATACAATGAGTCTATTGAAGCAATGCAACAGTTGCTTGACGAAGGTGTGGCTCGAGAAATCGGTATTTCTAACGCTTCTGTAGAGCAAATCGATATTGCACGCAATATTTTAGGAGAAAAGCTAGTAGCAGTGCAAAATCAATATTCTCCAGTTCATTTAGAGAATGAAGATACGTTGCAATATTGTGAAAAGCTTGGAATTGCTTTTGTTTGCTGGAGTCCTCTTGGTGGATTCCGTCATCCTTATGACGAGCATCTTTTCGATCCATTCCGCAAAGTTGCAGAAAATCATGGCGTAAGCTATCAGCAAGTAGTTTTGGCTTGGGAACTAGCTAAAGGCGATCACATATTCGTAATTCCTGGAGCTCACAGACCAGCTACAATTTTAGATAGTTTGAAAGCTTCCGATTTGCAATTAAGCAATGAAGAATTGGCTTATTTAGGCTGA
- the rpsO gene encoding 30S ribosomal protein S15, whose translation MALTAEDKKNIINEYATHEGDTGSPEVQVALLSKRIADLTEHLKEHKHDHHSRRGLLLMVGDRRRLLDYLKRVDINRYRSLIERLGLRR comes from the coding sequence GTGGCATTAACGGCTGAAGATAAGAAGAACATTATCAACGAATACGCGACGCACGAGGGTGACACGGGTTCCCCAGAAGTGCAGGTCGCTTTGCTTAGCAAGCGCATTGCTGACCTTACTGAGCACTTGAAGGAGCACAAGCACGATCATCATTCTCGTCGTGGTTTGTTGCTTATGGTTGGTGATCGTCGTCGTCTTCTCGATTACTTGAAGCGTGTTGATATCAACCGTTATCGTTCTTTGATTGAACGACTCGGCTTGCGTCGATAG
- a CDS encoding C1 family peptidase, with protein MTEITALTDEKLQGLREDFDANPLNRLAMNGVTAAGIDKVARNYDRARLLQRRFSTIVDNGDATHQDRSGRCWLFSSLNVARFIAKKSLGLKEFEFSQNYAMYYDKLERINYFLKDVAALVRAGEPSDSRLIQHLLHDVMGDGGQWTMAMNVYKKYGAVPKDLFPETASSKNTGAMNTQLRALLHTAVAHMYANATEIDEIIADATAAGHRILTIHLGEPPKSFDWEWTDSDGKFHRDGEITPVEFWKKYVNAGLEDYVCLVDDPRAEHPKGKKIAIEHLGNVAGGDATEYLNVPNQFMKDCVRKILVEKGIPVWFGADCHPMMDRENGAWATDLFEYGRVYGVDFDLDKEARVRFADSAMNHAMAFAGVDVADDGTTTRRWRVENSWGTDIADKGYFTMSDDWFTEYVYEVAVPKNLLPEEYRKALEEPAIVLPAWDPMGALA; from the coding sequence GTGACTGAAATCACTGCTCTAACTGATGAAAAATTACAAGGTTTGCGTGAGGATTTTGACGCAAATCCTTTAAACCGTTTAGCTATGAATGGTGTGACTGCTGCTGGTATTGATAAAGTCGCGCGTAATTATGATCGTGCGCGCTTATTGCAGCGTCGTTTTTCTACCATTGTTGATAACGGAGATGCAACACATCAGGATCGTTCTGGCCGTTGCTGGCTGTTTAGCTCGTTGAACGTGGCTCGTTTCATTGCGAAGAAATCCCTTGGATTGAAGGAATTTGAGTTTTCTCAGAACTACGCAATGTACTATGACAAGCTTGAGCGAATTAACTACTTCTTGAAGGATGTTGCGGCTTTGGTGCGTGCAGGTGAGCCTTCAGATTCTCGTTTGATTCAGCATTTGTTGCATGACGTTATGGGCGATGGCGGTCAGTGGACCATGGCTATGAACGTTTACAAGAAGTATGGTGCTGTTCCTAAGGATTTGTTCCCAGAAACCGCTTCTTCTAAGAATACTGGTGCTATGAATACGCAGTTGCGTGCGCTTTTGCATACTGCTGTTGCTCATATGTATGCGAATGCCACTGAAATTGATGAGATTATTGCGGATGCTACTGCTGCAGGTCACAGGATTTTGACAATTCACTTGGGTGAGCCACCTAAGAGCTTCGATTGGGAGTGGACTGATAGCGACGGCAAGTTCCATCGCGATGGTGAGATTACGCCAGTTGAGTTCTGGAAGAAGTACGTGAATGCTGGTCTTGAGGATTATGTGTGCTTGGTTGACGATCCTCGCGCTGAACATCCTAAGGGCAAGAAGATTGCTATTGAGCACTTGGGTAATGTTGCTGGCGGAGACGCAACCGAGTATTTGAACGTGCCAAACCAGTTTATGAAGGATTGCGTGCGTAAGATTTTGGTTGAGAAGGGCATTCCAGTGTGGTTTGGTGCCGATTGTCATCCTATGATGGATCGCGAGAATGGCGCTTGGGCTACTGATTTGTTCGAGTATGGTCGCGTTTATGGCGTTGATTTTGATTTGGATAAGGAAGCGCGTGTGCGTTTTGCTGATTCTGCGATGAATCACGCTATGGCTTTTGCTGGTGTTGATGTTGCTGATGATGGTACGACTACTCGCCGTTGGCGCGTAGAGAACTCTTGGGGCACTGATATTGCAGATAAGGGTTACTTTACGATGAGTGACGACTGGTTTACTGAGTATGTGTACGAAGTTGCAGTGCCGAAGAATCTGCTTCCGGAAGAATATCGCAAAGCCCTAGAAGAACCAGCAATTGTTTTGCCGGCGTGGGATCCAATGGGCGCTTTGGCTTAG
- a CDS encoding polyphenol oxidase family protein, producing MQETSVTGMPLPHEDEDGTPIPVTIPVALGTHTHAVFTTRLGGISEGSFASLNLGGRAGDSEEAVASNRAALQKALQADLSLVAQVHSREVFDADSVVDSWNTSYGFDATGFADSQLRIEADAQVSTACSLALGMFAADCLPVLLADDEAGVIAAAHCGRKGLMAGVLDAVIEAMCEKGAERSRITAVLGPCICGDCYEVGESIARDFEKRYPQTVTKTRFGGIGIDIAEAARIDLALAGVANIVDALPRVTAATQYLSEDEELRTICEVDGEGESLPERLQNLQNPMCTLENPLWYSHRRASLAGKSHEGRLLALVIRDK from the coding sequence ATGCAAGAAACAAGCGTAACTGGTATGCCGTTGCCTCACGAAGATGAGGACGGTACGCCAATTCCTGTGACTATTCCGGTGGCTTTAGGAACTCACACTCATGCAGTTTTTACTACTAGATTGGGTGGAATTTCTGAAGGCTCATTTGCTTCACTTAATTTAGGCGGACGCGCAGGAGATAGTGAGGAGGCTGTAGCAAGCAATCGCGCAGCTTTACAAAAAGCTTTGCAAGCTGACTTGTCGCTTGTTGCTCAAGTTCATAGCAGAGAAGTATTTGACGCAGATAGTGTAGTAGATTCATGGAATACTTCTTACGGCTTTGATGCAACAGGTTTTGCGGATTCGCAATTGAGAATTGAAGCAGATGCGCAAGTTTCAACTGCGTGCTCGCTTGCATTAGGAATGTTTGCTGCAGATTGTTTGCCAGTTTTACTTGCGGACGACGAAGCTGGAGTAATCGCTGCAGCGCATTGTGGGCGAAAAGGATTGATGGCTGGAGTGCTTGATGCTGTTATCGAAGCAATGTGCGAAAAGGGAGCTGAGCGTTCTCGTATAACAGCAGTGCTCGGTCCATGTATTTGTGGAGATTGCTACGAAGTTGGTGAGAGTATTGCGCGCGATTTTGAAAAACGTTACCCGCAAACTGTAACAAAAACTCGTTTCGGTGGAATCGGTATTGATATTGCTGAAGCTGCTCGCATTGATTTAGCACTCGCAGGAGTTGCGAATATTGTTGACGCTTTGCCGCGAGTTACAGCTGCAACGCAATATTTATCTGAAGATGAGGAATTGCGTACGATTTGCGAAGTAGATGGGGAAGGTGAATCTTTGCCAGAACGTTTGCAAAATTTGCAAAACCCAATGTGCACTTTGGAAAATCCACTCTGGTATTCTCATCGACGTGCTAGTTTAGCTGGAAAATCGCATGAAGGTAGACTTCTTGCTTTAGTAATTCGCGACAAATAA
- a CDS encoding polyribonucleotide nucleotidyltransferase — protein sequence MEGPEIKAVEAVIDNGSFGKRTLRFETGRLAQQADGAVAAYLDDDSMILSTTTAGSSPKENYDFFPLTVDVEEKMYAAGKIPGSFFRREGRPSNEATLACRIIDRPLRPLFPHTLRNEVQVVETILAINPDDAYDVIALNAASASTMISGLPFEGPVSGVRLALIDGQWVAFPRWSERERAVFEIVVAGRVIENGDVAIAMIEAGAGKNAWNLIYNDGQTKPDEQVVAGGLEAAKPFIKVICDAQNELKRIAAKETKEFQLFPEYTDELYARIDEIAHADLNEALSIAEKLPRQDRIAEIKEGVRAAIAEEFTDMDEAEKEKELGNAFKELQRQIVRRRILTEDYRIDGRGLRDIRTLSAEVDVVPRVHGSALFQRGETQILGVTTLNMLKMEQQVDALSGPQTKRYMHNYEMPPYSTGETGRVGSPKRREIGHGALAEKALVPVLPGREEFPYAIRQVSEAIGSNGSTSMGSVCASTLSLLAAGVPLKAPVAGIAMGLVSGDVDGKHIFKTLTDILGAEDAFGDMDFKVAGTSEFITALQLDTKLDGIPADILAAALQQAHEARTTILEVINECIDCPAEMSPFAPRIITTTIPVDKIGEVIGPKGKMINQIQEETGAEIAIEDDGTVYISSEGGEAAEKAKGIIDSIANPRVPKAGETFTGKVVKTTSFGAFVNLTPGTDGLLHISQIRNLANGERIDTVEDVLKEGDNVEVIVQSVDERGKISLAIPGFEDQESSAPAVRENRSRGSRDDRDSRDSRGDYRRSRRDDRDNHDRADRAERPRRRMRDDRDDRDRMDRNDRYADRDNRYDDRSTRRDDRRADRDDRYSDNDFDERPRRRVRDDRDDRYENRDDREERADRDDREDRSNRRDSENRRVSDRKPRYAADDDHYDEYRSAREERAERPRRRVRRDFDPFEED from the coding sequence GTGGAGGGTCCCGAAATTAAGGCTGTAGAAGCCGTTATTGATAATGGTTCATTTGGTAAGCGTACGCTACGCTTTGAAACTGGTCGACTTGCTCAGCAAGCAGATGGTGCTGTTGCCGCATATTTGGATGACGATTCCATGATTTTGTCGACGACGACTGCAGGATCTAGCCCGAAGGAAAATTACGACTTCTTCCCATTGACTGTTGATGTGGAAGAAAAAATGTATGCTGCTGGAAAGATTCCAGGTTCGTTCTTCCGCCGTGAAGGTCGTCCTTCTAACGAAGCAACGTTGGCATGCCGTATTATTGATCGCCCGTTGCGTCCATTGTTCCCACACACTTTACGTAACGAAGTGCAAGTTGTTGAAACAATTTTGGCAATTAATCCAGATGATGCTTACGATGTTATTGCTTTGAATGCGGCGTCTGCATCTACTATGATTTCTGGCTTGCCATTTGAGGGTCCAGTTTCCGGCGTTCGTTTGGCTTTGATTGATGGCCAGTGGGTTGCTTTCCCACGTTGGAGTGAGCGCGAGCGTGCAGTATTTGAAATTGTTGTGGCTGGTCGTGTGATTGAAAATGGCGATGTTGCTATTGCAATGATTGAAGCTGGTGCTGGTAAGAATGCTTGGAATTTGATTTACAATGATGGTCAAACCAAGCCAGATGAGCAAGTTGTAGCCGGAGGTTTGGAAGCTGCAAAGCCATTTATTAAGGTTATTTGCGATGCTCAAAATGAGTTGAAGCGTATTGCAGCTAAGGAAACTAAGGAATTCCAACTCTTCCCAGAATATACTGACGAACTTTATGCTCGTATTGACGAGATTGCTCATGCTGATTTAAATGAAGCTCTTTCTATTGCTGAAAAGCTTCCTCGTCAAGATCGTATCGCTGAAATTAAAGAAGGCGTGCGTGCTGCAATCGCTGAAGAATTCACTGATATGGACGAAGCCGAAAAGGAAAAGGAACTCGGCAATGCGTTTAAAGAATTGCAGCGTCAAATTGTTCGCCGTCGTATTTTGACTGAAGATTATCGTATTGATGGTCGTGGTTTGCGCGATATTCGTACGCTTTCTGCAGAAGTTGATGTTGTGCCTCGCGTACACGGTTCTGCACTCTTCCAGCGTGGTGAAACCCAGATTTTGGGTGTGACTACTTTGAATATGCTTAAGATGGAGCAGCAGGTTGATGCGCTTTCTGGTCCACAGACTAAGCGTTATATGCACAACTACGAAATGCCTCCATACTCCACTGGTGAAACTGGTCGCGTTGGTTCTCCAAAGCGTCGTGAAATTGGTCACGGTGCTTTAGCTGAGAAGGCTTTGGTTCCAGTATTGCCTGGACGCGAAGAGTTCCCATACGCTATTCGTCAGGTGTCTGAAGCTATTGGTTCTAACGGTTCTACTTCTATGGGTTCCGTTTGCGCTTCTACGCTTTCTTTGCTTGCTGCTGGCGTGCCTTTGAAAGCTCCAGTTGCTGGTATTGCTATGGGCTTAGTTTCTGGCGATGTTGATGGAAAGCATATCTTTAAGACTTTGACTGATATTCTTGGTGCAGAAGATGCATTTGGTGATATGGACTTCAAGGTTGCTGGTACTTCCGAATTCATCACTGCTTTGCAGCTCGATACGAAGCTTGACGGTATTCCAGCTGATATTTTGGCTGCCGCTTTGCAGCAGGCACATGAAGCTCGTACAACGATTCTTGAAGTTATTAACGAGTGCATTGATTGCCCAGCTGAGATGAGCCCATTTGCTCCACGCATTATTACAACCACAATTCCTGTAGACAAGATTGGTGAAGTAATCGGACCTAAGGGCAAGATGATTAACCAAATTCAGGAAGAAACTGGTGCTGAAATCGCTATTGAAGATGACGGTACTGTTTACATTTCTTCTGAAGGCGGCGAAGCTGCTGAGAAAGCTAAGGGAATCATCGATTCTATTGCAAATCCTCGCGTGCCAAAAGCTGGTGAAACTTTTACAGGCAAGGTTGTTAAGACCACAAGTTTTGGAGCTTTTGTGAATTTGACTCCTGGAACTGACGGTTTGCTTCACATTTCACAGATTCGCAATTTAGCAAATGGTGAGCGCATTGACACTGTTGAAGATGTGCTGAAGGAAGGCGATAATGTTGAAGTTATCGTACAAAGCGTAGATGAGCGTGGCAAGATTTCTTTGGCTATTCCAGGTTTTGAAGATCAAGAATCTTCTGCTCCAGCGGTGCGTGAAAATCGTTCCCGCGGTTCTCGCGACGATCGCGATTCTCGTGATTCTCGTGGCGATTACCGTCGTTCTCGCCGTGACGATCGCGATAATCATGATCGTGCGGATCGTGCAGAGCGTCCTCGTCGCCGCATGCGCGATGATCGTGACGATCGAGATCGCATGGATCGAAATGACCGATACGCGGATCGCGATAACCGTTATGATGACCGCAGCACTCGTCGCGACGACCGTCGTGCAGATCGTGATGACCGTTACAGTGATAACGATTTTGATGAGCGTCCTCGTCGCCGCGTGCGCGATGATCGTGACGATCGTTACGAAAATCGCGACGATCGTGAAGAGCGTGCAGACCGTGACGACCGTGAAGATCGTTCAAATCGTCGAGATTCAGAAAATCGTCGCGTATCTGATCGAAAGCCGCGTTATGCAGCTGATGACGATCACTATGACGAGTATCGTTCGGCTCGTGAAGAGCGCGCAGAGCGTCCTCGTCGCCGCGTGCGTCGCGATTTTGATCCATTTGAGGAAGATTAA
- a CDS encoding teichoic acid transporter, whose protein sequence is MKLNDEHDGEHPQSFAPLRPRKRSARVINANEVPKKNDDSKSKIPDEYLNIGLPETDLSIADFSRKHSNPKNWWIYFGVLLVAIVIPYWIGRTMAARHTSWVISHCSGLSSQGVVFISWVITVSAFTSLAMALIDTHRWIWRIMFAVFLALEQLIAGLCMLNMSFWYSTYVVYGHASGLANAANLGIISAGIGVAVFAVIFVGLLVIVPKTSALNVLTRSWASFIMFYAIEVLAILAVIFGGFLTAM, encoded by the coding sequence ATGAAGTTAAATGATGAGCATGATGGTGAACATCCACAAAGTTTTGCTCCGCTAAGGCCTAGAAAACGTTCTGCTCGCGTAATCAATGCCAATGAAGTTCCGAAAAAGAATGATGATTCGAAAAGCAAAATTCCTGACGAATATTTAAACATTGGTTTGCCGGAAACAGACTTATCGATTGCTGATTTTTCTCGTAAGCATTCTAATCCAAAGAATTGGTGGATTTATTTTGGCGTTCTGCTTGTTGCTATTGTTATTCCGTATTGGATTGGTCGCACTATGGCAGCTCGTCATACTTCGTGGGTTATTTCGCATTGCTCTGGATTATCTTCGCAAGGTGTTGTTTTTATTTCGTGGGTAATCACAGTGTCTGCTTTTACAAGTCTTGCTATGGCGTTAATTGACACTCATCGTTGGATTTGGCGGATAATGTTTGCTGTTTTTCTGGCTTTAGAACAACTTATTGCCGGATTATGCATGCTAAACATGAGCTTTTGGTATTCGACGTATGTGGTTTATGGTCACGCTTCAGGTTTAGCGAATGCGGCAAATCTTGGCATTATTTCTGCAGGTATTGGAGTAGCTGTATTTGCTGTCATTTTTGTTGGTTTGCTTGTCATTGTTCCTAAAACCTCGGCTTTGAATGTTCTTACGCGTAGTTGGGCGTCGTTCATAATGTTTTATGCGATTGAGGTTTTGGCAATATTAGCGGTTATTTTTGGTGGTTTTTTGACAGCAATGTAA
- a CDS encoding coiled-coil domain-containing protein, translating to MVADLFPTALRGYDKDKVNEAFANYERTISRLREQVRSSDESILQLQAQLQEEKNNVKRAKSGNTFASLGANAQQLLASAEQTSSQLLERAKQDAASIKKNAQAQAGTLLNNAKLDAAHLMQEAQTKADTMLSNATQKSTQLMQAAQEDSARLRDTTAKDVQAQKDAAELALQNAQEEHTKRMASERAQQESSISQLKSEAAQKIAEQRAAANEEIARAKAETNDQIESALAEANKKLADMREHASKMMADAQRKAGEITDAAAAKAQEIADDAQVERTRTLSQVSAEVEQIRADIAAQQEEATKKVNALLSGLKEKESAAQEEADALVARAKTVHQEADEYAAQTHQAADSQAADIVRKAMQEATAQVEERRAAAQQELDGMTTRLTQLQHREATITQRVTELRSLFANAFSGFDFGDAQQNQQVAQASDDNEDSANAQSSADAKQAQRDVQAALAESEEASEANESQENQDTDNQ from the coding sequence ATGGTGGCTGATTTATTCCCAACCGCGTTGCGTGGGTACGATAAAGACAAGGTAAATGAAGCATTTGCAAACTATGAGCGTACTATTTCTCGTCTGCGTGAACAAGTGCGTTCAAGTGATGAATCAATTTTGCAATTACAAGCGCAATTGCAAGAAGAAAAAAATAATGTAAAACGTGCCAAAAGCGGAAATACTTTTGCGTCTTTAGGTGCAAATGCGCAACAATTGCTGGCATCTGCAGAGCAAACTAGTTCTCAATTGCTTGAGCGCGCTAAGCAAGATGCTGCATCAATTAAAAAGAATGCACAAGCACAAGCCGGAACTTTGCTGAACAATGCAAAGCTGGATGCTGCACATTTAATGCAAGAAGCACAAACTAAAGCAGACACAATGCTTTCCAATGCCACGCAAAAGTCGACACAACTTATGCAAGCTGCGCAAGAAGATTCTGCACGTTTGCGCGATACTACTGCTAAAGATGTGCAAGCTCAAAAAGACGCTGCAGAATTAGCTTTACAAAACGCTCAAGAAGAACATACAAAGCGTATGGCTTCAGAGCGCGCGCAACAAGAAAGCAGTATTTCGCAACTTAAGTCGGAAGCTGCTCAAAAAATTGCTGAGCAGCGTGCGGCTGCAAACGAAGAGATTGCGCGTGCTAAGGCTGAAACAAACGATCAGATTGAATCTGCTCTCGCTGAAGCAAATAAAAAGCTTGCTGATATGCGCGAACACGCTTCGAAGATGATGGCTGACGCACAGCGCAAAGCTGGCGAAATTACGGATGCTGCTGCCGCTAAAGCTCAAGAAATTGCAGATGATGCTCAAGTTGAACGTACGCGTACGTTAAGCCAAGTTAGTGCAGAAGTTGAGCAGATTCGCGCAGATATTGCTGCTCAACAGGAGGAAGCTACAAAGAAAGTCAATGCCTTGCTTTCTGGCTTGAAAGAGAAAGAAAGTGCAGCTCAGGAAGAAGCAGATGCTTTGGTTGCTCGCGCAAAAACTGTTCATCAAGAAGCTGACGAATATGCAGCGCAAACGCATCAGGCTGCGGATAGTCAGGCTGCTGATATTGTGCGCAAAGCTATGCAGGAGGCGACTGCTCAGGTTGAAGAGCGTAGAGCTGCAGCACAACAAGAGCTTGATGGCATGACGACTCGATTAACCCAATTGCAGCATCGTGAGGCAACTATTACGCAGCGAGTTACGGAATTGCGCTCGCTGTTTGCGAATGCTTTCTCTGGATTTGATTTTGGAGATGCTCAACAAAACCAACAAGTTGCGCAAGCTTCTGACGATAATGAGGATTCGGCGAATGCTCAATCTTCTGCGGATGCGAAGCAGGCTCAGCGAGATGTTCAAGCTGCGTTGGCTGAATCTGAGGAAGCTAGTGAAGCTAACGAGTCTCAAGAAAACCAAGACACAGATAATCAATAA